A single genomic interval of Cottoperca gobio unplaced genomic scaffold, fCotGob3.1 fCotGob3_30arrow_ctg1, whole genome shotgun sequence harbors:
- the LOC115005503 gene encoding urotensin-2 receptor-like, whose amino-acid sequence MNCTPNATITPHLGLVLSPGAGDGGTQESGGGGGSGGLWVTSVLGATLMIMCAMGVAGNTYTLIITRSAALRRTGSMYVYIVNLALADLLYLSTIPFVVCTYFAHDWLFGEAGCRILLSLDLLTMHASVFILVAMSLERYRAVARPFSAHRSSSRKRRLAAGIIWGLAFVLTLPMMVMIRLREGKPNNAGLVKRICFPTWTHEAFKAYITVLFLTSVLVPGLVIVGLYVGLASRYWAVQASLGGSSRSARKRGLKQKVVSMIFSIIVAYWACFLPFWGWQLAKLFSPESLNALSPAAHNYVNFFVTCLTYGNSCINPFLYTLLTRNYKDYLAQKGQSVGSSRADPGSAVTTPLQEL is encoded by the coding sequence ATGAACTGCACTCCTAATGCCACCATCACGCCACACCTGGGACTTGTCCTGAGCCCGGGGGCTGGAGATGGAGGGACCCAGgagagtggtggtggtggaggcagTGGAGGCCTTTGGGTGACATCTGTACTCGGTGCCACACTGATGATCATGTGTGCTATGGGTGTGGCGGGCAACACGTACACACTCATCATCACGCGTTCAGCCGCTTTGCGCCGGACAGGTTCCATGTACGTTTACATCGTCAATCTGGCTCTGGCAGACCTGCTGTATCTCTCCACCATCCCCTTCGTGGTCTGCACCTACTTCGCCCATGACTGGCTGTTTGGTGAGGCTGGCTGTCGCATCCTGCTGAGTCTCGACCTCCTCACCATGCATGCCAGCGTCTTCATTTTGGTTGCCATGAGCCTGGAACGCTACCGTGCCGTGGCAAGGCCCTTCAGCGCACACAGGTCCTCGTCCCGTAAACGGAGGCTTGCGGCAGGGATTATCTGGGGGTTGGCTTTCGTGCTGACGCTTCCCATGATGGTGATGATCCGCCTCAGGGAGGGCAAACCAAACAATGCTGGTTTGGTCAAGAGGATCTGCTTCCCTACCTGGACCCATGAGGCCTTCAAAGCTTATATCACCGTCCTGTTTCTGACAAGTGTTTTAGTGCCTGGATTGGTTATCGTTGGGCTGTATGTGGGGCTAGCCAGCCGCTACTGGGCAGTGCAGGCTAGTTTGGGAGGAAGCAGCCGCTCTGCTCGGAAGCGAGGACTCAAACAAAAGGTGGTTTCGATGATCTTTAGCATCATAGTGGCCTACTGGGCTTGTTTCTTGCCTTTCTGGGGATGGCAGCTAGCCAAACTGTTCTCTCCAGAGTCCCTCAACGCTTTGTCTCCCGCTGCTCATAATTATGTGAATTTCTTTGTCACCTGTCTGACCTACGGGAACAGCTGCATCAATCCATTTCTTTACACTCTTCTGACCCGGAACTATAAAGATTACTTGGCCCAGAAAGGTCAGTCTGTGGGTTCAAGCAGGGCTGACCCCGGGTCAGCTGTGACTACACCACTGCAGGAACTTTAG
- the LOC115005491 gene encoding GTP-binding protein 1-like isoform X2: MASLTATEPATCPSAIPAAESIVPACMFAPDRGCADDPSGEEGFEDGDDINGDAADHLDLSSKLVLVSPTGQQYDSLLRHMRQQIDEGCGETIYVVGMGSDGGDYGLDEKDMDASVATVRSLCEQIEADLIFLRERMETGGKIRDYLIRRRVGEEDFLEVRVAVVGNVDAGKSTLLGVLTHGELDNGRGFARQKLFRHKHEMESGRTSSVGNDILGFDQEGEVVNKPDSHGGGLDWTKICEKSSKVITFIDLAGHEKYLKTTVFGMTGHLPDFCMLMVGSNAGIVGMTKEHLGLALALNVPVFVVVTKIDMCPANILQETLKLLQRLLKSPGCRKIPVLVQNKDDVIVTASNFSSERMCPIFQISNVTGENMDLLKMFLNLLSSRTNFNNDEPAEFQIDDTYSVPGVGTVVSGTTLRGMIRLNDTLLLGPDPLGTFIPIAVKSIHRKRMPVKEVRGGQTASFALKKIKRSSIRKGMVMVSPKLMPQATWEFEAEILVLHHPTTISPRYQAMVHCGSIRQTATILTMNKDCLRTGDKATVHFRFIKTPEYLHCDHKLVFREGRTKAVGTITKLLQAVNTQAAKAQQSKMLASKKTFKEGIGANEEAGSTARPPSPNAAQLPLKSGGGGRRRGGQRHRGKGLNAATISTAVPAGAAGTA; the protein is encoded by the exons ATGGCGTCGTTAACGGCGACAGAACCAGCGACATGCCCGAGTGCAATACCAGCAGCAGAGTCCATAGTGCCCGCTTGTATGTTTGCACCGGACCGGGGGTGTGCCGACGATCCATCCGGCGAAGAGGGCTTTGAAGACGGCGACGATATAAACGGCGACGCCGCGGATCATTTAGACTTAAGCAGCAAG CTGGTCCTAGTGAGTCCAACAGGGCAACAGTATGATTCATTACTACGACACATGAGGCAGCAGATTGATGAGGGCTGTGGAGAGACGATCTATGTGGTTGGGATGGGCTCAG ATGGGGGTGACTACGGTTTGGATGAAAAGGACATGGATGCGTCGGTGGCCACGGTGCGGTCGCTGTGCGAGCAGATCGAGGCTGACCTGATCTTTCtgagagagaggatggaaaCGGGCGGAAAGATTCGTGACTACCTCATTCGCCGGCGTGTGGGCGAGGAGGATTTCCTGGAAGTCAG AGTGGCGGTGGTAGGGAATGTGGACGCGGGGAAGAGCACTCTGCTCGGGGTTTTGACCCATGGTGAGCTGGACAATGGCAGAGGCTTTGCTCGCCAGAAGCTCTTTAGACACAAACATGAAATGGAGAGTGGCAGGACCAGCAGTGTGGGCAATGATATCCTGGGGTTTGACCAGGAGGGAGAG GTGGTAAACAAGCCAGACAGCCACGGTGGCGGCCTCGACTGGACTAAGATCTGTGAGAAATCCTCAAAGGTCATCACCTTCATTGACCTGGCCGGCCATGAGAAGTACCTCAAGACCACCGTCTTCGGCATGACGGGACACCTGCCGGATTTCTGCATGCTCATG GTTGGCAGTAACGCCGGCATCGTTGGCATGACCAAAGAGCACCTGGGTCTGGCTCTAGCCCTGAATGTGCCCGTGTTTGTTGTGGTCACTAAGATAGACATGTGTCCCGCCAACATCCTGCAAG agACGCTAAAATTATTGCAGAGGTTATTAAAGTCACCAGGCTGCAGGAAAATCCCTGTGCTGGTCCAGAACAAGGATGATGTCATCGTCACAGCCTCCAACTTCAGCTCTGAGCG gATGTGTCCCATTTTCCAAATCTCCAACGTGACGGGCGAGAACATGGACCTTCTGAAGATGTTCCTCAACCTCCTCTCCTCGAGAACCAACTTCAACAACGACGAGCCTGCGGAGTTCCAAATAGACGACACGTACTCCGTACCG GGCGTGGGCACAGTAGTTTCAGGGACTACGTTACGTGGAATGATACGACTCAACGACACACTGCTGTTGGGCCCAGACCCGCTGGGAACTTTCATCCCCATCGCGGTGAAATCCATCCACCGCAAGAGGATGCCTGTGAAAGAGGTGCGCGGTGGACAGACGGCGTCCTTTGCCCTCAAAAAG ATCAAACGTTCGTCTATAAGGAAAGGCATGGTGATGGTTTCCCCGAAGTTGATGCCGCAGGCCACCTGGGAGTTTGAGGCTGAGATTTTGGTTCTTCACCACCCGACCACGATATCCCCGAGATACCAGGCCATGG TCCACTGTGGCAGCATCAGGCAGACGGCCACCATCCTCACCATGAACAAAGACTGTCTGCGGACGGGGGACAAGGCCACCGTCCACTTCCGCTTCATTAAGACTCCGGAGTACCTGCACTGTGACCACAAACTGGTGTTCAGGGAAGGGCGCACCAAAGCGGTCGGCACCATCACTAAG CTTCTCCAAGCCGTGAACACCCAGGCAGCTAAAGCCCAGCAGTCCAAGATGCTGGCCAGTAAGAAGACTTTTAAAGAGGGCATAGGAGCCAATGAGGAGGCTGGATCCACCGCGCGACCGCCGAGTCCCAACGCAGCGCAGCTACCA ctcaaGTCGGGAGGTGGAGGACGCCGGAGAGGCGGTCAGAGACACCGAGGGAAAGGCCTGAACGCTGCAACAATCTCTACAGCGGTGCCTGCAGGAGCAGCGGGCACCGCCTAA
- the LOC115005492 gene encoding beta-galactoside-binding lectin-like isoform X1 has protein sequence MKVKEMSIKEGKEFKVRIKPKDDCNSFAINIGHDSDNIAMHFNARFDHCGDVNTIVFNSLSGGCWGDEHREGNFPFVRGEECKFHINFNNEQFYIKLPDGSMLNFPNRLGDVKYSYFDVSGEARIIGIKLK, from the exons ATG AAAGTAAAGGAAATGTCAATCAAGGAGGGGAAAGAGTTCAAGGTCCGCATCAAACCCAAGGACGACTGCAACTC CTTCGCCATCAACATCGGCCATGACTCGGACAACATCGCCATGCACTTCAACGCCCGCTTCGACCACTGCGGCGACGTCAACACCATCGTCTTCAATTCCCTGTCCGGGGGATGCTGGGGGGATGAGCACCGCGAGGGAAACTTCCCATTCGTACGTGGGGAGGAATGCAAG TTTCACATCAACTTCAACAATGAGCAGTTCTACATCAAGCTCCCCGATGGCTCCATGCTGAACTTCCCCAACCGACTGGGAGACGTTAAGTACAGCTACTTCGACGTCAGCGGAGAAGCAAGGATCATCGGCATCAAGCTCAAGTAG
- the LOC115005492 gene encoding beta-galactoside-binding lectin-like isoform X2, translated as MSIKEGKEFKVRIKPKDDCNSFAINIGHDSDNIAMHFNARFDHCGDVNTIVFNSLSGGCWGDEHREGNFPFVRGEECKFHINFNNEQFYIKLPDGSMLNFPNRLGDVKYSYFDVSGEARIIGIKLK; from the exons ATGTCAATCAAGGAGGGGAAAGAGTTCAAGGTCCGCATCAAACCCAAGGACGACTGCAACTC CTTCGCCATCAACATCGGCCATGACTCGGACAACATCGCCATGCACTTCAACGCCCGCTTCGACCACTGCGGCGACGTCAACACCATCGTCTTCAATTCCCTGTCCGGGGGATGCTGGGGGGATGAGCACCGCGAGGGAAACTTCCCATTCGTACGTGGGGAGGAATGCAAG TTTCACATCAACTTCAACAATGAGCAGTTCTACATCAAGCTCCCCGATGGCTCCATGCTGAACTTCCCCAACCGACTGGGAGACGTTAAGTACAGCTACTTCGACGTCAGCGGAGAAGCAAGGATCATCGGCATCAAGCTCAAGTAG
- the LOC115005491 gene encoding GTP-binding protein 1-like isoform X1, whose product MASLTATEPATCPSAIPAAESIVPACMFAPDRGCADDPSGEEGFEDGDDINGDAADHLDLSSKLVLVSPTGQQYDSLLRHMRQQIDEGCGETIYVVGMGSDGGDYGLDEKDMDASVATVRSLCEQIEADLIFLRERMETGGKIRDYLIRRRVGEEDFLEVRVAVVGNVDAGKSTLLGVLTHGELDNGRGFARQKLFRHKHEMESGRTSSVGNDILGFDQEGEVVNKPDSHGGGLDWTKICEKSSKVITFIDLAGHEKYLKTTVFGMTGHLPDFCMLMVGSNAGIVGMTKEHLGLALALNVPVFVVVTKIDMCPANILQETLKLLQRLLKSPGCRKIPVLVQNKDDVIVTASNFSSERMCPIFQISNVTGENMDLLKMFLNLLSSRTNFNNDEPAEFQIDDTYSVPGVGTVVSGTTLRGMIRLNDTLLLGPDPLGTFIPIAVKSIHRKRMPVKEVRGGQTASFALKKIKRSSIRKGMVMVSPKLMPQATWEFEAEILVLHHPTTISPRYQAMVHCGSIRQTATILTMNKDCLRTGDKATVHFRFIKTPEYLHCDHKLVFREGRTKAVGTITKLLQAVNTQAAKAQQSKMLASKKTFKEGIGANEEAGSTARPPSPNAAQLPTEEEALCKDGNKENKLKSGGGGRRRGGQRHRGKGLNAATISTAVPAGAAGTA is encoded by the exons ATGGCGTCGTTAACGGCGACAGAACCAGCGACATGCCCGAGTGCAATACCAGCAGCAGAGTCCATAGTGCCCGCTTGTATGTTTGCACCGGACCGGGGGTGTGCCGACGATCCATCCGGCGAAGAGGGCTTTGAAGACGGCGACGATATAAACGGCGACGCCGCGGATCATTTAGACTTAAGCAGCAAG CTGGTCCTAGTGAGTCCAACAGGGCAACAGTATGATTCATTACTACGACACATGAGGCAGCAGATTGATGAGGGCTGTGGAGAGACGATCTATGTGGTTGGGATGGGCTCAG ATGGGGGTGACTACGGTTTGGATGAAAAGGACATGGATGCGTCGGTGGCCACGGTGCGGTCGCTGTGCGAGCAGATCGAGGCTGACCTGATCTTTCtgagagagaggatggaaaCGGGCGGAAAGATTCGTGACTACCTCATTCGCCGGCGTGTGGGCGAGGAGGATTTCCTGGAAGTCAG AGTGGCGGTGGTAGGGAATGTGGACGCGGGGAAGAGCACTCTGCTCGGGGTTTTGACCCATGGTGAGCTGGACAATGGCAGAGGCTTTGCTCGCCAGAAGCTCTTTAGACACAAACATGAAATGGAGAGTGGCAGGACCAGCAGTGTGGGCAATGATATCCTGGGGTTTGACCAGGAGGGAGAG GTGGTAAACAAGCCAGACAGCCACGGTGGCGGCCTCGACTGGACTAAGATCTGTGAGAAATCCTCAAAGGTCATCACCTTCATTGACCTGGCCGGCCATGAGAAGTACCTCAAGACCACCGTCTTCGGCATGACGGGACACCTGCCGGATTTCTGCATGCTCATG GTTGGCAGTAACGCCGGCATCGTTGGCATGACCAAAGAGCACCTGGGTCTGGCTCTAGCCCTGAATGTGCCCGTGTTTGTTGTGGTCACTAAGATAGACATGTGTCCCGCCAACATCCTGCAAG agACGCTAAAATTATTGCAGAGGTTATTAAAGTCACCAGGCTGCAGGAAAATCCCTGTGCTGGTCCAGAACAAGGATGATGTCATCGTCACAGCCTCCAACTTCAGCTCTGAGCG gATGTGTCCCATTTTCCAAATCTCCAACGTGACGGGCGAGAACATGGACCTTCTGAAGATGTTCCTCAACCTCCTCTCCTCGAGAACCAACTTCAACAACGACGAGCCTGCGGAGTTCCAAATAGACGACACGTACTCCGTACCG GGCGTGGGCACAGTAGTTTCAGGGACTACGTTACGTGGAATGATACGACTCAACGACACACTGCTGTTGGGCCCAGACCCGCTGGGAACTTTCATCCCCATCGCGGTGAAATCCATCCACCGCAAGAGGATGCCTGTGAAAGAGGTGCGCGGTGGACAGACGGCGTCCTTTGCCCTCAAAAAG ATCAAACGTTCGTCTATAAGGAAAGGCATGGTGATGGTTTCCCCGAAGTTGATGCCGCAGGCCACCTGGGAGTTTGAGGCTGAGATTTTGGTTCTTCACCACCCGACCACGATATCCCCGAGATACCAGGCCATGG TCCACTGTGGCAGCATCAGGCAGACGGCCACCATCCTCACCATGAACAAAGACTGTCTGCGGACGGGGGACAAGGCCACCGTCCACTTCCGCTTCATTAAGACTCCGGAGTACCTGCACTGTGACCACAAACTGGTGTTCAGGGAAGGGCGCACCAAAGCGGTCGGCACCATCACTAAG CTTCTCCAAGCCGTGAACACCCAGGCAGCTAAAGCCCAGCAGTCCAAGATGCTGGCCAGTAAGAAGACTTTTAAAGAGGGCATAGGAGCCAATGAGGAGGCTGGATCCACCGCGCGACCGCCGAGTCCCAACGCAGCGCAGCTACCA acagaggaggaggctCTGTGTAAAGATGGCAACAAAGAGAACAAG ctcaaGTCGGGAGGTGGAGGACGCCGGAGAGGCGGTCAGAGACACCGAGGGAAAGGCCTGAACGCTGCAACAATCTCTACAGCGGTGCCTGCAGGAGCAGCGGGCACCGCCTAA